Proteins encoded within one genomic window of Nitrospiraceae bacterium:
- a CDS encoding ATP-dependent 6-phosphofructokinase, with the protein MSIPEHSQLTVDTLGPCTLPSPMEGRGAPFLSDDLRILVCSTLDEAEPFLRKGRPLPAFETAGPRERIFFNPLQLTCGIVTCGGLSPGLNNVIRSIVMELHYGYKVRRILGFRYGFAGLAPKAPDEPLSLSPQSVQLIHRHGGTILGTSRGPQDPEAMVDMLVQHGVDILFAIGGDGTMKGAAALCEAIARRRLPIGVICIPKTIDNDLPWVERSFGFATAVAAADTAIVAAHDEARGHYNGIGLVKLMGRHSGYIAAHATLANNDVNFCLVPEVPFQLDGEGGLLHALIRRLHEKHHAVLVVAEGAGQSLLDWPGEPARDASGNVRLNDIGGFLQRQVEYHLGAFGINFTLKYIDPSYTIRSLPANSVDAEFCLVLGQHAVHAGMTGRTNMAVGFWNRHFTHVPLPLITAESRRLNPNGEVWQRVLEATGQAVRLVDPSL; encoded by the coding sequence ATGTCTATTCCTGAGCATAGCCAATTGACCGTCGATACCCTCGGCCCTTGCACGTTGCCCTCGCCCATGGAAGGACGAGGCGCACCGTTTCTCAGCGACGACCTGCGCATTCTCGTGTGCTCGACCCTCGACGAAGCCGAGCCGTTCCTCCGCAAGGGCCGGCCCCTGCCAGCCTTCGAAACCGCCGGCCCCAGGGAACGGATTTTCTTCAATCCCCTCCAGCTCACCTGCGGCATCGTGACCTGCGGCGGGTTATCGCCGGGGTTGAACAACGTGATCCGCTCCATCGTCATGGAACTGCACTACGGCTATAAGGTCCGCCGCATTCTGGGCTTTCGCTACGGATTCGCCGGGCTCGCTCCCAAAGCTCCCGACGAGCCCCTCTCCCTCTCCCCGCAGAGCGTCCAGCTCATCCATCGGCACGGGGGGACGATCCTGGGCACCTCGCGCGGCCCCCAAGACCCTGAGGCTATGGTCGACATGTTGGTGCAGCATGGCGTGGACATTCTCTTCGCGATCGGTGGCGACGGCACGATGAAGGGCGCGGCCGCCCTCTGCGAGGCGATCGCACGGCGCCGCCTCCCGATCGGCGTGATCTGCATCCCCAAGACGATCGACAACGATTTGCCCTGGGTGGAGCGTTCGTTCGGGTTTGCCACGGCAGTGGCCGCCGCCGATACGGCGATTGTGGCCGCCCATGACGAAGCGAGGGGGCATTACAACGGGATCGGGCTGGTGAAACTCATGGGCCGCCATTCAGGCTATATCGCCGCCCATGCCACCCTGGCCAATAACGATGTGAACTTTTGCCTCGTCCCTGAAGTCCCGTTTCAGTTGGATGGGGAAGGCGGGCTCTTGCACGCGCTGATCCGCCGCCTGCACGAAAAACACCATGCGGTCCTCGTCGTGGCCGAGGGAGCCGGGCAATCCCTGCTGGACTGGCCGGGCGAACCGGCCCGCGATGCGTCAGGCAACGTCCGGCTGAACGATATCGGCGGGTTTCTCCAACGGCAGGTCGAATACCACCTCGGGGCTTTTGGGATCAATTTCACGCTCAAGTACATCGATCCCAGCTATACGATCCGCAGCTTGCCTGCAAACTCGGTGGACGCGGAGTTTTGTCTCGTCCTCGGCCAGCACGCCGTCCATGCCGGCATGACGGGGCGGACGAACATGGCCGTCGGATTTTGGAACCGCCATTTCACGCATGTCCCGCTGCCGCTCATCACCGCCGAATCCCGCAGGCTCAATCCCAACGGCGAAGTGTGGCAGCGCGTGCTGGAGGCCACCGGCCAAGCCGTGCGCTTGGTCGATCCCTCTCTCTAA
- the amrB gene encoding AmmeMemoRadiSam system protein B translates to MEQTPTATAKDPKQYPLLRNLQFSSLKEGEEQYIVLWDPSGLSKERLVIPLSYFFIVQHFDGEHTITDIVGIYLKRFGEFLMPNKVEQLLADLDAKLFLEGERAEAAKHQALEEYRRTPTRVAAFAGRSYEADAGKLRAQIKGFFTSKEGPEIKPSTHAGQPIKGLVAPTYEVKQAGPIYAWGYKELQEAQQPDLYVLVGTAYSGLEHPVAVSDKDFETPLGVVPVERSVTDRLRAELPSAFAEELAHRNEHALEFQLPFLQEIVGRNKPFTIVPILTSFSAMSLSDPQVKAEVETFLQALKDSLDDSGKTYCIVAGAELAHIGMRYGDNAPPTDFSFHRCMQIDLEMLKHVENRQPDEFAAFIQKEKDQRRISGFSPIYTLLRLIHAESGEVLRYDRGITDQYNSTVTYASIAFF, encoded by the coding sequence ATGGAACAGACTCCCACGGCCACGGCCAAAGATCCGAAGCAATATCCGCTGCTGCGTAACCTCCAGTTCTCGTCGCTCAAAGAGGGCGAAGAACAATACATCGTGCTCTGGGACCCGAGCGGCTTGAGCAAGGAACGGCTCGTCATTCCCTTGAGCTATTTCTTTATCGTGCAACATTTCGACGGGGAACACACGATCACGGACATCGTCGGCATCTACCTGAAACGCTTCGGCGAATTCCTGATGCCCAACAAGGTCGAACAGCTCCTGGCGGACCTGGATGCCAAGCTGTTTCTCGAAGGGGAACGGGCCGAGGCGGCGAAGCATCAGGCGCTGGAAGAGTATCGCCGAACTCCGACTCGAGTGGCAGCCTTTGCCGGGCGGAGCTATGAAGCGGACGCGGGGAAACTGCGCGCGCAGATCAAGGGGTTTTTCACGTCCAAAGAAGGGCCGGAGATCAAGCCCTCGACCCATGCGGGCCAGCCGATCAAGGGGCTCGTGGCGCCGACCTACGAAGTGAAACAGGCCGGTCCTATCTATGCCTGGGGCTACAAGGAGTTGCAGGAGGCCCAACAGCCGGATCTCTACGTGCTCGTGGGAACGGCCTACTCAGGTCTTGAGCACCCGGTGGCCGTGAGCGACAAGGATTTCGAAACGCCCTTGGGCGTGGTTCCGGTGGAGCGCAGCGTGACCGACCGGCTGCGCGCCGAGCTCCCCTCGGCCTTTGCCGAAGAACTCGCGCACCGCAACGAACATGCCCTCGAATTCCAACTGCCGTTCCTGCAGGAAATCGTCGGGCGCAACAAACCCTTCACGATCGTTCCCATCCTGACGTCCTTTTCAGCCATGAGCCTGAGTGATCCCCAGGTGAAGGCCGAAGTCGAGACGTTTCTCCAGGCGCTCAAAGACTCGCTGGATGACTCCGGAAAGACCTACTGCATCGTGGCAGGAGCCGAATTGGCCCACATCGGCATGCGGTATGGAGACAACGCCCCTCCGACGGACTTCTCGTTCCACCGTTGCATGCAAATCGATCTCGAGATGCTGAAGCACGTCGAAAACCGCCAGCCGGACGAGTTCGCGGCCTTCATCCAAAAGGAAAAGGACCAGCGGCGCATCTCGGGCTTCTCACCCATCTATACGCTCTTGCGCTTGATCCACGCCGAATCCGGCGAAGTGCTGCGCTATGACCGCGGCATTACGGATCAGTACAACTCGACGGTGACATACGCCAGCATCGCTTTTTTCTAA
- a CDS encoding pyridoxamine 5'-phosphate oxidase family protein, translated as MAQRYPELSDAHIQFIARQKIFFVGTATAEGRVNVSPRTWIHRRPPA; from the coding sequence ATGGCGCAACGCTATCCCGAACTCTCCGACGCGCATATCCAATTCATCGCCAGACAGAAGATCTTCTTTGTCGGTACCGCGACGGCGGAGGGCCGGGTGAACGTGTCGCCAAGGACATGGATTCACCGTCGTCCGCCGGCGTGA